One genomic region from Lycorma delicatula isolate Av1 chromosome 1, ASM4794821v1, whole genome shotgun sequence encodes:
- the dy gene encoding transmembrane protein dusky has product MPKIISLDVKCEKNMMKVFVGFDKPFYGIVFSKGHYSNVNCVHLPAGLGRTSANFEISIHTCGTAGNTENGLYGYGADSGSGTYFENIIVIQYDPQVQEVWDQARKLRCTWHDQYEKSVTFRPFPVDMLDVVRADFAGDNVGCWMQIQVGKGPWASEVSGLVKIGQTMTMVLAIKDDDSKFDMLVRNCMAHDGKRAPIQLVDQQGCVTRPKLMSRFTKIKNFGASASVLSYAHFQAFKFPDSMEVHFQCTIQICRYQCPDQCAAPGGLLDGESYGPPPPPQHVPLEAYLGGRPRDERRVRRQRRETGSEEVGVNRIIRVVSTGDLTFSLDDGNSSAPTMVFPAQDPSPGGMICMTTPGFAATLALLLAVLVISCLLSAFLCVRLRLRLRPTPKTFPGHGPGPGGKAVAKSCFYS; this is encoded by the coding sequence ATGCCAAAAATTATCAGTTTGGatgtaaaatgtgaaaaaaatatgatgaaagttTTTGTAGGATTTGATAAACCGTTCTACGGTATAGTATTTAGTAAAGGACATTACAGCAACGTTAATTGTGTACATTTACCTGCCGGTTTGGGTCGTACTTCAGCTAATTTTGAGATAAGTATACACACCTGCGGCACAGCTGGTAATACTGAAAACGGTTTATACGGTTACGGAGCCGATTCCGGTTCGGGTACgtattttgaaaacattatcgTAATTCAATACGATCCTCAAGTACAAGAAGTTTGGGATCAAGCGAGAAAACTTCGATGTACATGGCACGATCAATATGAAAAATCGGTAACTTTTCGTCCATTCCCAGTGGACATGCTCGATGTAGTTAGAGCTGATTTTGCCGGCGATAACGTCGGTTGCTGGATGCAAATTCAGGTCGGCAAAGGACCATGGGCATCAGAAGTATCAGGACTAGTAAAAATAGGTCAAACTATGACTATGGTACTCGCTATTAAGGATGACGATTCAAAATTTGACATGCTTGTTCGTAATTGTATGGCTCATGACGGAAAACGAGCTCCTATCCAACTTGTAGATCAACAAGGTTGCGTTACTAGACCTAAACTCATGTCACGTTttactaaaatcaaaaattttggcGCATCCGCTTCCGTTTTATCATACGCACATTTTCAAGCGTTTAAGTTTCCCGATTCCATGGAAGTTCATTTCCAGTGTACTATTCAGATTTGTAGGTATCAATGCCCAGACCAATGTGCAGCTCCAGGAGGATTACTGGACGGTGAATCATACGGCCCTCCTCCTCCACCTCAGCACGTACCTCTAGAAGCCTACTTAGGTGGTCGACCACGCGATGAAAGAAGAGTACGACGTCAACGTAGAGAAACCGGTTCCGAAGAAGTCGGTGTAAATCGTATTATAAGAGTTGTTTCAACCGGTGATTTAACATTCTCTCTTGATGATGGTAACTCAAGCGCACCTACAATGGTTTTCCCAGCACAAGATCCATCTCCTGGTGGTATGATCTGTATGACGACTCCAGGATTTGCAGCAACCTTAGCTTTGTTACTCGCTGTTTTagtaatttcttgtttattatcagCTTTTCTTTGTGTACGGTTAAGACTTCGGTTACGTCCAACGCCTAAAACCTTCCCTGGTCATGGTCCAGGTCCAGGAGGAAAAGCAGTTGCCAAGAGTTGTTTTTATTCGTAA